The following proteins are co-located in the Enoplosus armatus isolate fEnoArm2 chromosome 8, fEnoArm2.hap1, whole genome shotgun sequence genome:
- the LOC139289494 gene encoding peptidase inhibitor 16, which yields MHQRSLSELQGVSAQRPSTQRTTQDRASWSSKLRRGSGGRCLCPPRGAPLWAWLLLGALVVPGVWSFLSEEQEEMLVELHNHYRGQVSPSASAMLPLRWDPTLKVIAEGYAAKCVWNHNPELEDTGENLFAGTGALDLREALEKWFLEHLDYDFHNNSCDEDKMCGHYTQMVWAGTHRVGCAFHLCSNMEGLDWERVSFLVCNYYPAGNYEDERPYVEGDWCSRCPENLQKCENNLCVADTEEEDELDEEEGTVIPPPATSEPSLQPEEEEEEKVVPPPATTDPSVQPAATTAASTPSIPTTSARDPVDTQPPATPAPGTHPPEAPLTTLGKEDKVMEKEEGEREDEKRKETSDKKEGKGERDAAGKIYHNNRKVTMSAGSVCAPSPLLACLTWILTLRL from the exons atgcaccaGCGGAGTCTCTCAGAGCTCCAGGGGGTCTCCGCTCAGCGGCCCTCGACCCAAAGGACTACACAGGATCGAGCCTCGTGGAGCTCCAAACTAAGGAGGGGGTCCGGGGGCCGGTGCCTCTGCCCGCCGAGGGGAGCTCCTCTCTGGGCATGGCTCCTGCTGGGGGCCCTGGTGGTTCCTGGAGTCTGGAGCTTTCTGAgcgaggagcaggaggagatgcTGGTGGAGCTTCATAACCACTACAGAGGACAGGTTTCACCCAGTGCCTCAGCCATGCTGCCTCTG AGATGGGACCCGACCCTGAAGGTGATCGCAGAGGGCTACGCCGCTAAATGCGTCTGGAACCACAACCCAGAACTGGAGGACACCGGAGAGAATCTGTTCGCCGGGACGGGGGCTCTGGACCTCCGAGAGGCTCTGGAGAAATGGTTTCTGG AACATCTGGACTATGActtccacaacaacagctgtgatGAAGACAAGATGTGTGGACACTACACacag atggTGTGGGCAGGGACACACAGAGTCGGCTGTGCCTTCCATCTCTGTAGCAACATGGAGGGTCTGGACTGGGAGAGGGTCTCCTTCCTGGTCTGCAACTACTACCCAGC AGGGAACTACGAAGACGAGAGGCCGTATGTTGAAGGTGACTGGTGCTCCAGATGTCCTGAGAACCtccagaaatgtgaaaacaacctCTGTG ttGCTGacacggaggaggaggacgaactagatgaagaggaggggacAGTTATTCCTCCTCCAGCAACATCTGAACCCTCCCTCcagcctgaggaggaggaagaggagaaggttgttcctcctcctgcaacAACTGACCCATCTGTCCAGCCTGCCGCCACCACTGCCGCCAGTACTCCCAGTATCCCCACCACCTCCGCACGGGACCCTGTGGACACCCAACCACCGGCCACCCCTGCACCGGGCACCCACCCTCCAGAAGCCCCCTTAACGACACTGGGAAAGGAGGACAAAgtgatggagaaggaggagggggagagggaggacgagaagagaaaggaaaccTCAGATAagaaggaggggaagggggagagagacgcAGCAGGAAAAATATACCACAACAACAGGAAAGTTACGATGAGTGCTGGTTCAGTTTGTGCACCGTCCCCCCTGTTAGCCTGTCTGACCTGGATCCTGACTCTGAggctgtga